The following proteins are encoded in a genomic region of Natrinema sp. DC36:
- a CDS encoding MOSC N-terminal beta barrel domain-containing protein, which yields MARLEGLRVYPVKGLDGIDLEAAEVLEGGTVAHDREFALFDADGDVLNGKRTDRVHDLDTNFDPETRELAIETTDGERQRFDLESDRETAAAWLSEFFDVELSLERDRSLGFVDRREMGPSVISTATLRTVADWFDELTVEGVRRRLRANVEVGGVEPFWEDRFVGADAPAFEVGGVRFEGVTPCGRCVVPQRDPDTGDPTPGFREQFVRRREETFPDWADADAFDHYYSLMLIARVPERDRGETLRVDDPVAIVDD from the coding sequence ATGGCACGACTCGAGGGGCTGCGGGTGTATCCGGTGAAGGGACTCGACGGTATCGATCTCGAGGCGGCCGAGGTACTCGAGGGCGGGACCGTCGCTCACGACCGGGAGTTCGCGCTGTTCGACGCTGACGGCGACGTACTCAACGGGAAGCGGACCGATCGAGTGCACGACCTCGACACGAATTTCGATCCCGAAACGCGTGAGCTTGCGATCGAGACGACCGACGGCGAACGACAGCGATTCGACCTCGAGTCCGATCGCGAGACCGCAGCGGCCTGGTTGAGCGAGTTCTTCGATGTGGAGCTGTCGCTCGAGCGGGATCGATCGCTGGGATTCGTGGATCGACGCGAGATGGGACCGTCGGTGATCAGCACGGCGACGCTTCGCACCGTCGCCGACTGGTTCGACGAATTGACCGTCGAGGGCGTGCGGCGGCGGCTCCGGGCGAACGTCGAGGTCGGCGGCGTGGAGCCGTTCTGGGAGGACCGATTCGTCGGCGCGGACGCGCCGGCGTTCGAAGTCGGCGGGGTCCGGTTCGAGGGAGTGACGCCCTGTGGTAGATGCGTCGTTCCCCAGCGCGATCCCGACACCGGCGACCCGACTCCGGGGTTTCGAGAGCAGTTCGTTCGCCGCCGCGAGGAAACCTTCCCCGACTGGGCGGACGCGGACGCGTTCGACCACTACTATTCGCTAATGCTTATCGCGCGCGTCCCCGAACGCGACCGCGGCGAGACCCTTCGAGTCGACGATCCGGTCGCGATAGTCGACGACTGA
- a CDS encoding HalOD1 output domain-containing protein, producing the protein MEQTLAFDTDEIHERIVTGVAALEGTDPMELPPLFDAVDPDALNAVFAATESGERRSGYVGFPYAGHQVRVEFDETGNPVVTID; encoded by the coding sequence ATGGAACAAACCCTCGCGTTCGATACCGACGAGATACACGAGCGGATCGTTACCGGGGTAGCAGCGCTCGAAGGGACCGATCCCATGGAATTACCGCCGCTCTTTGACGCGGTCGATCCCGATGCACTCAACGCAGTGTTCGCAGCCACGGAGTCCGGCGAACGGCGGTCGGGATACGTCGGATTTCCGTACGCCGGTCATCAGGTTCGAGTGGAGTTCGACGAGACCGGGAACCCGGTCGTGACGATCGATTAA
- a CDS encoding amphi-Trp domain-containing protein, with amino-acid sequence MSDRVDFPDDRTGDRRTITSGFFEQEVYLSSEETAAFLHDLADQLEAGSSFTISASEWEIPFDYSDPVEVEIEFSEQRERELEIELEFTEPTEGGDLSVR; translated from the coding sequence ATGAGCGACCGTGTCGACTTCCCCGACGACAGAACCGGCGACCGACGGACGATCACGAGCGGCTTCTTCGAACAGGAGGTGTACCTCTCCAGCGAGGAGACGGCCGCGTTCCTCCACGACCTCGCCGATCAGCTCGAGGCCGGATCGTCGTTTACGATCTCCGCGTCGGAGTGGGAGATCCCCTTCGACTACAGTGATCCCGTCGAGGTCGAGATCGAGTTCTCCGAGCAGCGAGAGCGGGAACTCGAGATCGAACTCGAGTTCACGGAGCCGACGGAGGGCGGTGACCTGTCCGTTCGGTAA
- a CDS encoding winged helix-turn-helix domain-containing protein, which yields MTLIDALGNGTRLAILRELSREPMYVSELATEIGMDGKTAVHHLSTLEDAGLVEHYRRGNRKYYELARRIELRIAPPPERAFVLQADPLDDESESESESS from the coding sequence GTGACACTGATCGACGCCCTGGGAAACGGAACGCGGTTGGCGATTCTCAGGGAACTCTCGCGGGAACCGATGTACGTCTCGGAACTCGCAACGGAGATCGGAATGGACGGGAAAACCGCCGTCCACCACCTCTCGACGCTCGAGGACGCCGGGCTGGTCGAACACTACAGGCGCGGGAATCGGAAGTACTACGAACTCGCTCGGCGCATCGAGTTGCGCATCGCCCCGCCGCCGGAGCGAGCGTTCGTCTTGCAGGCCGATCCGCTCGACGACGAGAGCGAGTCTGAATCGGAGTCGTCGTGA
- a CDS encoding sodium:proton exchanger has translation MLVAVPVAPVVAQDDGSTGEDGDAAENEGGLEGTIEGFVGAQGLLGAVLVLVIGGVLLTVCVEKLISYLTRAALKLKISLFALAILFTGFEFDDTILALVLSAGDLEGAALGTALGTGLAIIGVTLALAAIISPFPVDLPADYIALFALAPLLLIPFVLVGTLTFVHGLLLLGAFVLSFGYIVAREYQRDTPVFRTTELGEEIQADGGVALPAEFSEISEDRLVGGRSASGWLWLSLSVLALIGIVFSSMLLEAGSEVVIDGFGLEETVFGATVLTVILTFEDVMLTIEPVRRGVPEIGVGNVIGSVLFSVTGNVGVIMLLSDLEISRSVLTFHLPTVIVVTALAAYFLSQGKLKRWHGFLLGGLYVAYWLIAIVVFGGVPISG, from the coding sequence ATGCTCGTCGCAGTTCCGGTCGCACCGGTAGTCGCCCAGGACGACGGAAGTACGGGTGAAGACGGCGACGCGGCGGAGAACGAAGGCGGTCTCGAGGGGACGATCGAGGGATTCGTCGGGGCACAGGGGCTCCTCGGTGCGGTGCTCGTCCTCGTCATCGGTGGCGTCCTCTTGACGGTCTGCGTCGAAAAGCTGATCAGTTATCTCACGCGAGCGGCGCTGAAACTGAAGATATCGCTGTTCGCGCTCGCGATACTCTTCACCGGATTCGAGTTCGACGACACGATTCTCGCGCTCGTTCTGTCGGCCGGCGACCTCGAGGGTGCCGCCCTCGGGACGGCGCTCGGAACCGGACTGGCGATCATCGGCGTGACGCTCGCGCTCGCCGCGATCATCAGCCCCTTCCCGGTCGATCTTCCGGCCGATTACATCGCCCTCTTCGCGCTGGCACCGCTGTTGTTGATTCCGTTCGTTCTCGTCGGAACGCTGACGTTCGTCCACGGACTGCTGCTCCTCGGCGCGTTCGTCCTCTCGTTCGGGTACATCGTCGCTCGAGAGTACCAGCGCGACACGCCGGTGTTCCGGACCACCGAACTCGGCGAGGAGATACAGGCCGACGGCGGCGTCGCGTTGCCGGCGGAGTTCTCGGAGATCTCCGAGGACCGACTCGTCGGCGGTCGCTCCGCGTCCGGGTGGCTCTGGCTCTCCCTCTCCGTCCTCGCACTGATCGGCATCGTGTTCTCGTCGATGTTGCTCGAGGCCGGGTCTGAGGTCGTTATCGACGGGTTCGGCCTCGAGGAGACCGTTTTCGGGGCGACAGTGCTAACGGTGATCCTCACCTTCGAAGACGTCATGCTGACGATCGAGCCGGTCCGACGGGGCGTCCCCGAGATCGGCGTCGGAAACGTCATCGGGAGCGTCCTCTTCTCGGTGACGGGCAACGTCGGCGTCATCATGCTCCTCAGCGACCTCGAGATCTCTCGATCCGTGCTCACGTTCCATCTCCCGACGGTGATCGTCGTGACCGCCCTCGCCGCGTACTTCCTCTCTCAGGGGAAACTGAAGCGGTGGCACGGCTTCCTCCTCGGCGGGCTCTACGTCGCCTACTGGCTGATCGCGATCGTCGTCTTCGGTGGCGTTCCGATCAGTGGCTGA
- a CDS encoding sodium:calcium antiporter, which yields MVVPSSTAALLGLFLVGVVLVIWCVEIFIEAVAQSAVSLGVSGFFLAVVLAGVDLENAVLGVTAAFVDLPGLALGTVFGESLFVLAVAVGLAGILVPFRMDVPRTYLVMLVLVPVPAFALSLGGTIGPLEGAALLGLFVPLLAYIFWHERRAETTYLLSTELQEVVDFDAEPDASTDRSPATSNGDDSRARGDRSNGPDFDLDIDEFVPSFEHRSGLFNLGIAVLAVIGLTIGSGITVVSAEGIFVAFGISGLAFGATVLSFIASIEELALTVEPVRRNQPELAIGNVVGSTVFYMTANVGIIALLHPISTGGDVLAVHWPFLAGCVLVVTLMLARGRVTRVGGVALFGLYIAYWVANYL from the coding sequence ATGGTCGTTCCGAGTTCGACGGCGGCCCTCCTCGGCCTGTTTCTCGTCGGCGTCGTGCTGGTGATCTGGTGCGTCGAGATCTTCATCGAAGCCGTCGCCCAGAGCGCCGTCTCGCTCGGCGTTTCCGGCTTCTTTCTCGCGGTCGTACTGGCCGGCGTCGACCTCGAGAACGCCGTCCTCGGCGTCACCGCGGCGTTCGTCGACCTTCCGGGGCTCGCGCTCGGGACGGTCTTCGGGGAGTCGCTGTTCGTCCTCGCCGTCGCCGTCGGGCTCGCGGGGATCCTCGTCCCGTTTCGGATGGACGTTCCCCGGACCTATCTCGTGATGCTGGTTCTCGTACCCGTTCCCGCGTTCGCGCTGTCGCTCGGAGGAACGATCGGCCCGCTCGAGGGAGCGGCCCTCCTCGGGCTGTTCGTCCCGCTGCTCGCCTACATCTTCTGGCACGAACGCCGCGCCGAAACGACGTATCTGCTTTCGACGGAACTGCAGGAAGTAGTCGACTTCGATGCCGAACCGGACGCGAGTACGGATCGGAGTCCGGCCACATCGAACGGCGACGACTCGAGAGCGCGCGGAGACCGATCGAACGGCCCGGATTTCGACCTCGATATCGACGAGTTCGTGCCATCGTTCGAGCATCGAAGCGGGCTCTTCAATCTCGGCATCGCCGTCCTCGCCGTGATCGGACTGACGATCGGCTCGGGTATCACGGTGGTCAGCGCCGAAGGAATTTTCGTCGCGTTCGGTATCTCGGGGCTCGCGTTCGGTGCCACGGTACTGAGTTTCATCGCCTCGATCGAGGAACTGGCCCTCACCGTCGAACCGGTTCGACGGAATCAACCGGAACTCGCCATCGGGAACGTCGTCGGGAGCACGGTCTTCTACATGACGGCCAACGTCGGGATCATCGCATTGCTCCATCCGATCAGTACGGGCGGGGACGTCCTGGCGGTTCACTGGCCGTTTCTCGCCGGCTGCGTGCTCGTCGTGACGCTCATGCTCGCGCGAGGCCGTGTCACCCGGGTCGGCGGTGTCGCCCTGTTCGGACTCTATATCGCCTACTGGGTTGCAAACTACCTGTAG
- a CDS encoding PQQ-dependent sugar dehydrogenase, with amino-acid sequence MTRNDDSKTATSRRTILRSTAALSVAGLALPATAQEDTITGEIELGGRISAWVGLAPDAIADERNPTLQLEQGETYTLTWENLDGAPHNFNIESEGGDEQFVSTEIVSQSGETQTVEFEAQEGMAQYYCGPHPVSMRGDIEFVDETAAGGAEQPGQYIGEGPTVGLETVAEGELTAPTSLTVPDEDADRRFVTDQTGQIYVHGPDGLQDEPFLDISDRIVELMEFDERGLLGLAFHPDFEENGRFFVRYSAPLQEDMPEDYDHTFVLSEFRTASDDNETADPESERRILEIPEPQFNHNSGSIAFGPDGYLYVGSGDGGGANDTGLGHVDDWYDDNDGGNGQDTEENLLGGILRLDIDVESDEQPYGIPDDNPLVDQEGHRGEHYAWGFRNPWGMSFTDDGELLAADVGQNLIESVNHVRAGGNYSWNVKEGTYCFSTETPTTPPDECPNTTPDDVRGGEPLLDPVLEYPHELGIIQSPNDAAGNGTNGGDGAGNTTENGGNTTTEMTEDDSNAGGNMTEGGGDGGNETAVNGTRANGGVVGDQIGVSITGGYLYEGGEIDALEGAYIFGDWSLDGESPGTVFLARPPESWPEDADGGGPEDLFLDPPTDGDDEGDGNETDGDGGDSDGAQGTTQRGLWPIAQIQLQGEAAENGRPSGFVYAFGEGADGEIYVLTTTTSTVEGDGAVHRLVPAEDGDGGEMAAEADAETGNETAAGNETTDDGAAAADNKTAAVDNETVSDGAADGNETAGE; translated from the coding sequence ATGACACGGAACGACGACTCCAAAACGGCGACATCGAGGCGGACGATCCTCCGCTCGACCGCGGCGCTCTCCGTCGCGGGCCTCGCGCTGCCGGCGACGGCCCAGGAAGACACCATCACCGGCGAGATCGAACTCGGAGGGCGAATAAGCGCCTGGGTCGGGCTCGCGCCGGACGCCATCGCGGACGAACGAAATCCGACCCTCCAGCTCGAGCAGGGCGAGACCTACACGCTCACGTGGGAGAACCTCGACGGTGCACCCCACAACTTCAACATCGAGAGCGAGGGCGGCGACGAGCAGTTCGTCTCGACCGAGATCGTCTCGCAGAGCGGCGAGACGCAGACGGTCGAGTTCGAGGCGCAGGAAGGGATGGCGCAGTACTACTGCGGCCCGCATCCGGTCTCGATGCGCGGCGACATCGAGTTCGTCGACGAGACGGCCGCCGGCGGTGCCGAGCAACCCGGGCAATACATCGGCGAAGGACCGACCGTCGGCCTCGAGACGGTCGCTGAAGGGGAACTAACTGCGCCGACGAGCCTCACGGTTCCCGACGAGGACGCCGACCGACGGTTCGTCACCGATCAGACGGGGCAGATCTATGTCCACGGCCCGGACGGCCTTCAGGATGAGCCGTTCCTCGACATTTCGGACCGGATCGTCGAGCTCATGGAGTTCGACGAACGCGGACTGCTCGGGCTCGCCTTCCACCCCGATTTCGAGGAGAACGGACGGTTCTTCGTCCGCTACAGCGCGCCGTTACAGGAGGACATGCCGGAGGACTACGATCACACGTTCGTCCTCTCGGAGTTCCGGACCGCGAGCGACGACAACGAGACGGCCGATCCCGAGTCCGAGCGGCGGATCCTCGAGATTCCGGAGCCGCAGTTCAATCACAACTCCGGTTCGATCGCTTTCGGTCCCGACGGCTACCTCTACGTGGGATCCGGCGACGGCGGCGGTGCGAACGACACCGGATTGGGTCACGTCGACGACTGGTACGACGACAACGACGGCGGCAACGGGCAGGATACGGAGGAGAACCTCCTCGGCGGAATCCTGCGACTCGACATCGACGTGGAGTCAGACGAGCAACCGTACGGGATTCCCGACGACAACCCGCTCGTCGATCAGGAGGGCCACCGCGGCGAACACTACGCCTGGGGCTTCCGGAACCCCTGGGGAATGTCGTTCACGGACGACGGCGAACTCCTCGCTGCTGACGTCGGTCAGAACCTCATCGAGAGCGTCAACCACGTCCGGGCGGGTGGCAACTACAGCTGGAACGTCAAGGAGGGAACCTACTGCTTCAGCACGGAAACGCCGACGACACCGCCGGACGAGTGCCCGAACACCACTCCGGACGACGTCCGCGGGGGCGAACCGTTGCTCGACCCGGTGCTGGAGTATCCTCACGAGCTCGGGATCATCCAGTCCCCGAACGACGCCGCCGGGAACGGGACCAACGGTGGTGACGGCGCCGGAAATACGACCGAGAACGGCGGCAATACCACCACCGAAATGACCGAAGACGATAGCAACGCTGGCGGCAATATGACTGAGGGCGGTGGCGATGGCGGCAACGAAACGGCAGTCAACGGAACTCGCGCCAACGGCGGCGTCGTCGGCGACCAGATCGGCGTCTCGATCACCGGCGGCTACCTCTACGAGGGCGGCGAAATAGACGCACTCGAGGGGGCGTATATCTTCGGCGACTGGAGCCTCGACGGCGAGAGTCCGGGCACGGTCTTCCTCGCCCGTCCGCCCGAGAGCTGGCCCGAGGACGCCGACGGCGGTGGTCCCGAGGACCTCTTCCTCGATCCACCGACGGACGGTGACGATGAAGGCGACGGAAACGAGACCGACGGCGATGGCGGGGACAGCGACGGCGCTCAGGGAACTACCCAGCGGGGGCTGTGGCCAATCGCACAGATCCAACTCCAGGGCGAGGCCGCAGAGAACGGTCGTCCGTCCGGATTCGTCTACGCCTTCGGCGAGGGCGCTGACGGCGAGATTTACGTTCTCACCACCACCACGTCGACGGTGGAGGGCGACGGTGCGGTCCACCGGCTCGTCCCGGCCGAGGACGGCGACGGCGGCGAAATGGCGGCCGAAGCCGACGCGGAAACGGGCAACGAGACGGCTGCCGGCAACGAAACGACCGACGATGGGGCGGCAGCCGCCGACAACAAGACGGCGGCGGTTGATAACGAAACGGTTAGCGACGGAGCAGCGGACGGCAACGAGACGGCCGGGGAGTAA
- a CDS encoding PQQ-binding-like beta-propeller repeat protein: MTYESHLIELPEDAPWNEKPGESVIEQGNIDQIPEVDVTEEDLAQTGEEPTNWLIMGGSYEAQRHTTADVITPENVDQLEAEYRLEVADDPNDFQGSPIVVDGDPPTMYTTVGPDMLYAINARTGELLWTHFYEPLVGASDATPPAERGPAVLGDTVYKSTLDLGVIAINRYTGEEQWYYNGAAAYRGEVADDLMHEELMWERSRGTTSSFPPLIYDGMLMKGSFGGEFGVSGFFDAISLEDGSPQWRVNMTPEHEWVGDSWQHGGATAWASGAIDPDAGSVVIPSANPGPWYGTVRPGYNPYSCGKVAVNAADGEYQWHHQDSPHDWWDYDSPSPPVVFEADVDGETRKFATWPGKTGWVYTVDMETGQLHQRSDEYVQHLNMYSLPPYDDLESAPWIMPDLIGGTNPQPSAYDPETQTLVVKGTNYPIKFSWFEVEYEAGETYIGMDTVRRTEPVNVGEEDPEDTTDVAEEGEQRESGAAPGEEDGENGVEVGEQREGDETPGNETAAIGNETAAVGNETDGDAGDELHEARERDDGDDEDEEAAEEEEAAEDEDAQEEVLPQFDDEPVEEWNQMAGVVAGIDPITGEVKWQNWFSWEAGPPWGGSLTTATGVTFAGGPLGHLHAFDTETGERLAALTVGDHGVDGAPMSWYDPTEGKQYVAIPGGGGNQVEEEGNTIAVFSLEE, translated from the coding sequence ATGACCTACGAATCCCACCTCATCGAACTACCGGAAGACGCACCGTGGAACGAAAAACCGGGCGAATCAGTCATCGAACAGGGAAACATCGACCAGATACCCGAAGTGGACGTCACCGAGGAGGATCTCGCGCAGACGGGCGAGGAGCCGACCAACTGGCTCATCATGGGCGGCTCGTACGAAGCCCAGCGCCACACGACGGCCGACGTGATAACGCCGGAGAACGTCGATCAGCTCGAGGCCGAGTATCGACTCGAGGTTGCGGACGATCCGAACGACTTCCAGGGCTCGCCGATCGTCGTGGACGGCGACCCGCCGACCATGTACACGACGGTCGGCCCGGACATGCTGTACGCGATCAACGCGCGAACGGGGGAACTCCTGTGGACGCACTTCTACGAACCCCTCGTGGGTGCGTCCGACGCGACGCCGCCCGCTGAACGTGGGCCCGCGGTCCTCGGAGACACGGTCTACAAGAGCACGCTCGATCTGGGCGTCATCGCGATCAATCGGTACACCGGCGAAGAGCAGTGGTATTACAACGGCGCGGCCGCCTATCGCGGCGAAGTCGCCGATGATCTCATGCACGAGGAACTGATGTGGGAGCGATCCCGGGGGACCACGTCGTCGTTCCCGCCGCTGATCTACGACGGCATGCTCATGAAGGGCAGCTTCGGCGGCGAGTTCGGCGTCAGCGGCTTCTTCGACGCGATCAGCCTCGAGGACGGGAGCCCGCAGTGGCGCGTCAACATGACGCCGGAACACGAGTGGGTCGGCGACTCGTGGCAACACGGCGGTGCGACCGCCTGGGCGTCGGGCGCGATCGATCCTGACGCCGGATCGGTCGTTATCCCGTCGGCGAATCCGGGACCGTGGTACGGCACCGTTCGACCGGGATACAACCCCTACTCCTGTGGCAAAGTCGCCGTCAACGCCGCGGACGGCGAGTATCAGTGGCACCATCAGGACTCCCCCCACGACTGGTGGGACTACGACTCGCCGAGTCCGCCGGTCGTCTTCGAGGCGGACGTCGACGGCGAGACGCGAAAATTCGCGACGTGGCCCGGCAAGACGGGCTGGGTGTACACGGTCGATATGGAGACCGGGCAGCTCCACCAGCGTAGCGACGAGTACGTCCAGCACCTCAATATGTACAGTCTGCCGCCGTACGACGACCTCGAGAGCGCGCCCTGGATCATGCCGGATCTCATCGGCGGGACCAATCCGCAGCCCAGCGCGTACGATCCCGAGACGCAGACGTTAGTCGTCAAAGGGACCAACTACCCGATCAAGTTCTCCTGGTTCGAGGTGGAGTACGAGGCGGGAGAGACCTACATCGGGATGGACACCGTGCGGCGGACGGAACCGGTTAACGTGGGAGAGGAAGACCCGGAGGACACCACGGACGTCGCCGAAGAGGGCGAACAGCGGGAGAGCGGTGCAGCACCCGGCGAGGAAGACGGCGAGAACGGGGTTGAAGTCGGCGAGCAGCGAGAAGGCGACGAGACGCCCGGAAACGAGACGGCAGCGATCGGTAACGAAACGGCGGCCGTCGGTAACGAAACGGACGGCGACGCTGGCGACGAATTACACGAGGCACGGGAACGGGATGACGGAGACGACGAAGACGAAGAGGCGGCCGAAGAAGAGGAAGCGGCCGAAGACGAGGACGCACAGGAGGAGGTGCTACCGCAGTTCGACGACGAACCGGTGGAGGAGTGGAATCAGATGGCCGGCGTCGTCGCCGGAATCGATCCGATCACCGGCGAGGTGAAGTGGCAGAACTGGTTCAGCTGGGAGGCCGGGCCGCCGTGGGGCGGCTCGCTGACGACCGCGACGGGCGTGACCTTCGCCGGCGGTCCGCTTGGCCACCTCCACGCCTTCGATACCGAGACGGGCGAACGGCTGGCCGCGCTCACGGTCGGCGATCACGGCGTCGACGGTGCACCGATGAGCTGGTACGACCCGACCGAAGGGAAACAGTACGTCGCGATTCCCGGCGGTGGCGGGAATCAGGTCGAAGAAGAGGGCAATACGATCGCCGTCTTCTCGCTCGAGGAGTAA
- a CDS encoding twin-arginine translocation signal domain-containing protein, whose protein sequence is MAYGINPEERYSYGEVSDADRRDFLKALGVIAGGGIAGATLHDLRAEVSSGAAEGLAEMGEAVRGGLTGTLDAALLNEQLAGLEESFELLPELESMGIPEQGASAYQELTTAAWAINDHLSEVGFFASAEENLPAFEPEHIEATTRQLLHIEALPATLAEIGFAEAEQTALVTNIVNSREQLSWWMATPDYPPAEAVDDGVVHEYVAPLHQRAAEGSLLWIDGLDHYLWQREPLVTDEMIGRGLWDTKTMLGGYYLLGAAARDLAAGDIADDHLTTLTTASTAIMIIGQEFLINDVIRITDDKRAPRNPAPLSR, encoded by the coding sequence ATGGCATATGGTATCAACCCCGAAGAGAGGTACAGCTACGGGGAGGTGAGCGACGCGGATCGTCGTGACTTTCTCAAAGCCCTCGGCGTCATCGCCGGCGGCGGTATCGCCGGTGCGACGCTGCACGATCTCCGCGCGGAGGTCTCGAGTGGCGCCGCGGAGGGGCTCGCCGAGATGGGCGAGGCCGTTCGCGGTGGACTAACGGGAACGCTCGACGCGGCGCTGTTGAACGAGCAACTAGCGGGGCTCGAGGAGAGCTTCGAACTGTTGCCCGAACTGGAGTCGATGGGAATTCCCGAGCAGGGGGCGTCGGCGTACCAGGAGCTGACGACGGCAGCGTGGGCGATCAATGACCACCTCTCGGAGGTCGGCTTCTTCGCGAGCGCCGAGGAGAACTTACCCGCGTTCGAGCCCGAACACATCGAGGCGACGACGCGACAACTCCTGCACATCGAGGCGCTGCCGGCGACGCTTGCCGAGATCGGGTTCGCCGAGGCGGAACAGACGGCGCTGGTGACCAACATCGTGAACTCGCGCGAGCAGCTGTCGTGGTGGATGGCGACGCCGGATTATCCGCCGGCGGAGGCTGTCGACGACGGCGTCGTTCACGAGTACGTCGCGCCGCTCCACCAGCGGGCCGCGGAGGGGTCGCTGCTGTGGATCGACGGACTCGATCACTATCTCTGGCAGCGGGAGCCGCTGGTCACTGACGAGATGATTGGCAGAGGGCTCTGGGACACCAAGACGATGCTCGGCGGGTACTACCTGCTGGGCGCTGCCGCGCGCGACCTCGCGGCCGGCGACATCGCCGACGACCATCTGACGACGCTGACGACCGCCAGTACCGCGATCATGATCATCGGGCAGGAGTTCCTCATCAACGACGTCATCCGGATTACGGACGACAAGCGTGCGCCGAGGAACCCGGCACCGCTATCCAGGTGA
- the lrp gene encoding HTH-type transcriptional regulator Lrp, translated as MTYEHLDSDLVNKLLDDGRASLRSLAEELDVSVTTVSNHLSDLEEEGVIEGYTPKVDYEAVGYDVTAVMQLKAEGSALPEITQTLKDHRQMISVYEVTGDYDVIAIGKFKDTDDMNDEIKSLITDPDINQSNTSIVLNAVSENEQFELDTE; from the coding sequence ATGACCTACGAACACTTGGACTCAGATCTGGTAAACAAACTGCTCGACGACGGCCGAGCGAGCCTCCGCAGTCTCGCCGAGGAACTCGACGTCTCCGTCACGACGGTCTCGAACCACCTCTCCGACCTCGAGGAGGAAGGTGTGATCGAGGGCTACACGCCGAAAGTAGACTACGAAGCGGTGGGGTACGATGTCACTGCCGTGATGCAGTTGAAAGCCGAAGGGAGTGCGCTTCCCGAAATCACGCAGACGCTGAAGGACCACCGCCAGATGATCTCCGTCTACGAGGTCACGGGGGATTACGACGTGATCGCCATCGGGAAGTTCAAAGATACGGACGACATGAACGACGAAATCAAGTCTCTGATCACCGATCCCGACATTAACCAGTCGAATACGAGCATCGTGCTGAACGCCGTCTCCGAAAACGAACAGTTCGAACTCGATACGGAGTAA
- a CDS encoding helix-turn-helix domain-containing protein produces the protein MANSMAEQLQQDMECEGLLECIHGLKQLDKECFRVLVESEEALTIDEVADRVDRERSTAYRSIQRLLQSGFIQKEQINYDQGGYYHVYYPTDPTQIANDMQRMLNDWYAKMGQLIQEFEDKYEHAEADTEIPAQS, from the coding sequence ATGGCTAACTCGATGGCGGAACAACTGCAGCAGGACATGGAGTGTGAAGGGCTACTCGAGTGCATCCACGGGCTCAAGCAACTTGACAAGGAGTGTTTCCGCGTGCTCGTCGAAAGCGAGGAAGCGCTGACGATCGACGAGGTCGCCGACCGGGTCGACCGCGAGCGCTCCACTGCGTATCGATCGATTCAGCGACTGCTCCAGAGCGGTTTCATTCAGAAAGAGCAGATCAACTACGACCAAGGCGGCTACTACCACGTCTACTACCCGACTGATCCGACCCAGATCGCGAACGACATGCAGCGGATGCTGAACGACTGGTACGCGAAGATGGGGCAGCTCATTCAGGAGTTCGAGGACAAGTACGAACACGCCGAGGCTGACACCGAAATCCCCGCCCAGAGCTAA